A window of Paremcibacter congregatus contains these coding sequences:
- a CDS encoding DEAD/DEAH box helicase — MPKFAELDLRDPILRAVKESGYEDMTPIQSQAIPKVLGGQDLIAVAQTGTGKTAAFSLPIIQMLLKGEGQRDHRTARSLILAPTRELAVQIAENIKAYTTHLHLRTTMVYGGASSKPQIKAMLPGVDILIATPGRLLDLVNQKHINLGQVEYLVLDEADRMLDMGFIRDIEKIIRYLPQKRQNLLFSATMPKAVEKLANNICDRPARIEVAPASTTAEKVEQHVLMVPKARKRNLLAHMLKDEALKRVIVFTRTKHGANRVATHLEKLGITSSAIHGNKSQNARQKSLNDFRSGGIRALVATDVAARGIDVDGITHVINYDLPNEPESYVHRIGRTARAGATGISFSFCDHEEREYLRDIEKIIRKKVPLYVEHPYHFEGVEDMPVVPGHTDEDNNGRPGAPRRRNNSGKHKPNRRINQPKAHSDKPGGSRPNKMTPKPKGARPDGAKAKAGRPANRRARPARG; from the coding sequence ATGCCTAAATTTGCGGAACTAGACCTGCGCGATCCGATCCTTCGGGCCGTCAAGGAAAGCGGCTATGAAGATATGACGCCGATTCAAAGTCAGGCCATTCCAAAAGTTCTGGGTGGTCAGGATCTGATCGCCGTGGCCCAGACCGGGACCGGTAAGACCGCTGCCTTTTCCCTGCCCATCATTCAGATGTTGCTGAAAGGCGAAGGTCAACGCGATCACCGCACCGCCCGTTCCCTGATCCTGGCGCCAACCCGCGAACTCGCGGTTCAAATCGCCGAGAACATTAAGGCCTACACCACGCATCTGCATCTACGCACGACCATGGTATATGGCGGCGCGTCCTCCAAACCACAAATCAAGGCGATGCTCCCCGGCGTTGATATCCTGATCGCGACCCCGGGTCGTCTGCTGGATCTGGTGAACCAGAAACATATTAACCTGGGTCAGGTCGAATATCTCGTGCTTGATGAAGCCGACCGGATGCTGGACATGGGCTTTATCCGCGATATTGAAAAAATCATTCGTTATCTGCCGCAAAAACGCCAAAACCTGTTGTTCTCCGCCACCATGCCGAAAGCCGTGGAAAAACTCGCCAACAATATTTGTGATCGCCCGGCCCGCATTGAAGTGGCTCCGGCTTCGACAACGGCGGAAAAGGTCGAACAACATGTATTGATGGTGCCCAAGGCCCGCAAGCGCAACCTGCTGGCCCATATGCTGAAAGATGAGGCCCTGAAACGGGTGATTGTCTTCACCCGCACCAAACACGGCGCCAACCGGGTCGCAACTCATCTGGAAAAACTCGGGATCACATCCAGCGCCATTCACGGCAACAAATCCCAGAACGCCCGGCAGAAATCGCTGAACGATTTTCGGTCCGGCGGCATTCGCGCCCTGGTGGCCACCGATGTGGCGGCGCGGGGCATAGATGTCGACGGCATCACCCATGTGATCAACTATGACCTGCCGAACGAGCCGGAAAGCTATGTTCACCGCATTGGCCGGACCGCCCGCGCCGGCGCCACCGGCATTTCCTTTTCCTTCTGTGATCATGAAGAACGGGAATATCTGCGGGATATCGAGAAGATTATCCGCAAAAAAGTGCCGCTTTATGTGGAGCATCCTTATCACTTTGAAGGCGTCGAAGACATGCCGGTTGTTCCCGGTCATACCGATGAAGACAATAACGGTCGTCCCGGCGCCCCACGTCGGCGCAATAACTCTGGCAAGCACAAGCCGAACCGGCGCATCAACCAGCCCAAGGCCCACAGTGACAAGCCCGGCGGCAGTCGGCCTAATAAAATGACCCCCAAGCCCAAGGGCGCACGCCCTGATGGCGCAAAAGCCAAAGCCGGGCGTCCTGCCAATCGCCGCGCCCGTCCGGCCCGCGGCTAA
- a CDS encoding YeiH family protein, which produces MSNPADELSKYEYLDSIEGVQPYTGRDVEPWADKIKAVTPGVLVCGAVALAATFISQHYEAPVMLLCLLLGMVFHFMSQEGPTRRGVHFTSQTILRVGVALIGARIMLSDFTALGFGTLSLVVLATGGIIVTGVILARLLRLDREQGLLIGGATAICGASAALALSAVMPPSKTLEKNTLIAVVGVTAMGTMSMVFYPVIIGFLGFADYEAGMLIGGTIHDVSQVVGAGYSISEEAGDQAIIIKLIRVFMLVPVLFLFALGFSKRSGEDAAPRRFIFPFFLIGFLVLVGGNSLHLIPDQVSGLLQNSSKWLLVMAITAVGMKTSLKVMFSLGWRPIFLILVETLVLAGVYFAALSIM; this is translated from the coding sequence ATGAGTAACCCAGCAGATGAATTAAGTAAATATGAGTATCTGGACTCCATTGAGGGGGTACAGCCGTACACAGGGCGTGATGTGGAGCCATGGGCCGATAAGATCAAGGCGGTGACCCCCGGGGTGTTGGTTTGTGGCGCAGTCGCCTTGGCGGCGACGTTTATTTCGCAGCATTATGAGGCGCCTGTGATGTTGCTGTGTCTTTTGCTCGGTATGGTGTTTCACTTTATGTCTCAGGAAGGCCCGACGCGACGTGGCGTGCATTTCACGTCGCAAACTATATTGCGTGTCGGGGTGGCTTTGATCGGGGCGCGGATCATGCTTTCCGACTTCACGGCACTTGGATTTGGCACCTTGAGCCTGGTGGTGCTGGCGACGGGGGGCATTATTGTCACAGGGGTGATTTTGGCGCGGCTGCTGAGGCTTGACCGGGAACAGGGGCTGTTGATTGGCGGAGCGACAGCAATTTGTGGCGCTTCTGCGGCTTTGGCGCTTTCGGCGGTGATGCCACCATCGAAAACCCTGGAGAAAAATACGCTGATCGCCGTGGTCGGCGTGACCGCCATGGGCACCATGTCGATGGTGTTCTATCCGGTTATCATCGGGTTTCTGGGGTTTGCGGATTATGAGGCCGGAATGTTGATCGGCGGCACCATTCATGATGTTTCGCAAGTGGTCGGCGCGGGCTACAGCATATCGGAAGAGGCCGGGGATCAGGCGATTATTATCAAACTGATCCGGGTTTTTATGTTGGTGCCGGTATTGTTTTTATTTGCATTAGGGTTTAGCAAGCGGAGCGGGGAAGATGCCGCACCCCGTCGTTTTATCTTTCCTTTTTTTCTGATCGGCTTTTTGGTGTTGGTCGGGGGTAATTCCCTGCACCTTATCCCGGATCAGGTTTCGGGCCTGTTGCAGAACAGCAGCAAGTGGCTTCTGGTCATGGCCATTACAGCAGTGGGCATGAAAACATCCCTGAAGGTGATGTTCTCACTGGGCTGGCGGCCGATATTTCTTATTCTTGTGGAAACATTAGTTCTGGCGGGAGTATATTTCGCGGCGCTGTCCATAATGTAG
- a CDS encoding ATP-binding protein — MLNLSLNSRLHILIGMLVTSITAIAAITTLQYVQNDKLAELELRAQRTVDLQANALVRPRWELDKAAERALLNALKTDEDLLYAALETGDANHSIAVGEKPAPSSDVINVSRKIVHTVGEKEIPLGTLSLVFSKASLNEFRTTMIISGIIATIAFVSITLGGIFIALRLFARPLKELTESIMQLANGDHTVNVPSLERDDEIGKVAAAVQTFKKYAIDNINLQKEALGERTQKEEEARRAMVAHQASKEKSRFLSNMSHELRTPLNAILGFSQLLESSKREKLSDRQRKHLGHITKGGNHLLNLINDILDLSKIEAGKMVMSLETINSRSLINDCLTFAKPIAHKKKIKIQDRSPTNLPALHADHLRAKQVILNLFSNAIKYNHENGLIWVETERVKDNMLRISISDSGYGIPKNKQVDLFQPFQRLGAETTDIEGSGIGLVLTKRMVEGMGGAIGFESTENKGSTFWIDLPLATIDEDKDEPSPIDAEETENALPDQSHLMLYVEDNPSNLALMEGIVDEIPNLTLVSAHSAELGLVLAEELKPDIIILDINLPGMDGFEAVKRLRQAEGTKKLPVIALSANAMPQDIRRGENSDFNDYLTKPINLPKLIHTLQAALGDQAQMETP, encoded by the coding sequence ATGCTTAATTTATCGCTGAACAGTCGCCTTCATATTCTCATCGGAATGCTTGTTACGAGTATTACCGCCATCGCCGCTATCACAACCTTACAATATGTCCAAAACGATAAACTCGCCGAACTTGAGCTTCGCGCCCAGCGTACGGTCGATTTACAAGCCAATGCACTGGTACGCCCGCGCTGGGAATTGGATAAAGCCGCTGAAAGAGCCCTGCTGAACGCCTTGAAAACCGATGAGGATCTCCTGTATGCCGCACTTGAAACGGGCGACGCCAATCATTCGATAGCAGTCGGAGAAAAACCGGCACCGTCTTCTGATGTGATTAATGTAAGCCGTAAAATTGTTCATACCGTTGGCGAGAAAGAAATCCCCCTCGGCACATTGTCTCTGGTTTTCTCCAAAGCCTCGCTTAATGAATTCCGAACCACAATGATCATTAGTGGCATCATCGCCACCATTGCCTTCGTCAGCATTACACTTGGGGGAATTTTCATTGCCCTGCGCCTGTTTGCACGTCCCCTGAAAGAACTCACTGAATCAATTATGCAGTTGGCCAACGGCGACCATACCGTGAACGTTCCGTCGCTTGAGCGGGATGATGAAATCGGCAAAGTCGCCGCCGCGGTACAGACGTTCAAGAAATACGCCATTGACAATATTAATCTGCAAAAAGAAGCTCTGGGCGAACGAACCCAAAAGGAAGAAGAAGCCCGCCGCGCCATGGTCGCCCATCAGGCCAGTAAAGAAAAATCCCGGTTTCTGTCCAATATGAGCCATGAACTCCGCACCCCCCTGAATGCTATTCTGGGATTCAGCCAGTTACTTGAATCAAGCAAAAGAGAAAAATTATCAGACCGGCAGAGAAAACACCTCGGGCATATCACCAAAGGGGGAAACCATCTTCTCAACCTGATCAATGACATTCTTGATTTGTCAAAAATCGAGGCCGGTAAAATGGTTATGTCCCTCGAAACCATAAACAGCCGAAGCCTGATCAATGACTGCCTGACCTTCGCCAAGCCCATAGCACATAAGAAAAAAATCAAGATACAAGACCGCAGCCCCACCAATCTGCCAGCGCTGCACGCCGATCACCTGCGGGCAAAACAGGTTATTCTCAATTTATTTTCAAACGCCATAAAATATAACCATGAGAACGGCCTCATCTGGGTTGAGACAGAACGGGTTAAGGACAATATGCTGAGAATAAGCATTAGCGATTCAGGCTATGGCATTCCCAAAAACAAGCAAGTCGACCTGTTTCAGCCGTTTCAACGCCTGGGGGCTGAAACCACTGATATTGAAGGCAGCGGCATCGGGCTTGTTCTCACAAAAAGAATGGTTGAAGGCATGGGTGGCGCCATCGGTTTTGAAAGCACCGAAAACAAGGGGAGCACCTTCTGGATTGATCTGCCGCTGGCCACCATAGACGAAGACAAGGATGAACCTTCCCCCATTGACGCAGAAGAGACGGAAAATGCCCTTCCCGACCAGTCACATCTGATGCTCTATGTCGAGGACAATCCTTCCAATCTGGCTCTGATGGAAGGCATCGTCGACGAAATTCCAAACCTTACCCTGGTTTCCGCCCATTCTGCCGAACTGGGGCTGGTTTTGGCGGAAGAACTGAAGCCTGATATCATTATACTTGATATCAACTTGCCGGGAATGGATGGATTTGAAGCCGTAAAACGTCTGAGACAGGCCGAAGGCACAAAAAAACTACCTGTGATCGCCCTGAGCGCCAACGCCATGCCACAGGATATTCGCAGAGGGGAGAATTCGGACTTTAACGACTATCTGACAAAACCCATCAATCTGCCGAAACTGATCCACACGCTGCAAGCAGCTCTCGGGGACCAGGCCCAGATGGAAACGCCATAA
- a CDS encoding universal stress protein: MSKPVYLVAVDGSDCSERAAERAVNIAQKTDAEVRFVTVVPWAKYYPLYMPEVSPPIVDKKADEETERKEILEPLMRRFKDSGVPLSAKIFWGHPVEVIHEQSKKNHANMIFVGRQGRSKVKDLLLGSVANSLAHKAGIPIVLVP, from the coding sequence ATGAGTAAACCGGTATATTTGGTTGCGGTCGACGGCAGCGATTGTAGTGAGCGTGCAGCCGAACGGGCGGTGAATATTGCTCAGAAAACGGATGCGGAAGTTCGGTTTGTCACAGTTGTTCCGTGGGCGAAATACTACCCGCTTTATATGCCGGAAGTCTCACCGCCTATTGTAGATAAAAAAGCTGATGAAGAAACAGAACGCAAAGAAATACTGGAACCTCTGATGCGGCGGTTTAAGGATTCCGGGGTCCCACTGTCAGCGAAAATTTTCTGGGGACACCCTGTCGAAGTTATTCATGAACAGTCCAAGAAAAATCATGCGAATATGATTTTTGTGGGTCGTCAGGGGCGGTCGAAAGTGAAAGACCTTTTGTTGGGCAGCGTAGCCAATTCCCTCGCGCATAAGGCTGGGATTCCAATCGTTCTAGTCCCTTAA
- a CDS encoding cation-translocating P-type ATPase, which produces MQKSGSYHAQTADAVTCLFKVTTATGLSAEDVEQRRAQYGPNRLGRHKQKSALAILADQFRNILAALLIGAAAISFAFQDTAEGLAILVVIALNTTIGYWAESKAIRSMAALRKMGRAHTQVRREGKSVAIPGEDIVPGDIILLEAGDIVTADIRIIECHSLQINESLLTGEAIPVNKKAAPLPVETNLYERHNMLFKGTSITRGSCTGVCVATGRATELGQIADLAQEATAATSPLEYRLQKLSAQLAYAVLVLMTLLTLIGLGTGRELLVMIKTGIALAVAAIPEGLPIVATMALARGMWRLARNNALIEQLSAVETLGAVNIIFTDKTGTLTKNKMKVIDFILPSDGGSPAAPVSAKQRALRVCALCTSGPDPRRLTDPMEKALVEAAEQAGVFAKQLLNALPRVREISFDPDVRMMATLHQQEKKVLYLVKGAPEAILAKATKIAGDGHDPPLTAKEKAQWLSRTENLAQHGLRILALAEKTTAKTDTPVFEDLTFLGLLSLEDPPRKDAAAAVKAAQEAGIRVIMVTGDNMVTGSAIARAVGIEGAGPGAAQEGTALAKGNLTPSAQAQLLKTSVFARMSPSEKLNLIDLHQKNGAVVAMTGDGVNDAPALKKADVGIAMGLRGTEVAKQAAEMILKDDAFASIVIAIQQGRVIYANIRKFVIYLLSCNLSEVLVVTTCLLAGFPLPLLPLQILFLNLVTDVFPALALGFGQGDAEILKRPPRARSAALIEPRHWQAIIAYAIIMTLSVVGAFLWAHRHPDYSADGANSIAFLSLALGQLWHVFNMRSRRAALLKNQVMQNPYVWGAIGICLSLLAAALYWPLLATVLHLEIPDQKGWLVIVFASLIPLLLGQIFKFTPPSRS; this is translated from the coding sequence ATGCAAAAATCAGGTTCCTATCACGCACAGACAGCAGACGCTGTCACATGTCTTTTTAAAGTCACCACAGCCACAGGGCTGTCGGCTGAGGATGTGGAACAACGTCGGGCGCAATATGGCCCCAATCGTCTGGGCAGACACAAACAAAAAAGCGCTCTGGCCATTTTAGCTGACCAGTTCAGAAATATCCTGGCCGCCTTGCTCATCGGCGCCGCCGCAATTTCTTTCGCTTTTCAAGATACTGCCGAAGGTCTGGCCATACTGGTGGTCATCGCCCTAAACACAACCATTGGCTATTGGGCCGAAAGCAAGGCCATCCGATCAATGGCCGCTCTCCGTAAAATGGGCCGCGCCCACACCCAGGTACGACGGGAAGGCAAATCCGTTGCTATCCCTGGTGAAGATATTGTCCCCGGCGACATCATTCTTCTGGAGGCCGGAGACATTGTCACAGCAGATATACGAATTATTGAATGCCACAGTCTGCAGATCAATGAATCTCTCCTAACAGGAGAAGCAATTCCCGTCAATAAAAAAGCAGCCCCCCTTCCTGTGGAGACTAACCTTTATGAGCGCCATAATATGTTATTTAAAGGCACGTCCATCACCAGAGGAAGCTGTACCGGGGTTTGCGTCGCAACAGGACGCGCGACGGAATTGGGACAAATCGCGGATCTAGCCCAGGAGGCCACCGCCGCGACATCTCCCTTGGAATATCGCCTGCAAAAACTCTCCGCCCAGCTGGCCTACGCCGTGCTTGTACTGATGACGCTATTGACCTTGATCGGACTCGGCACAGGTCGGGAATTGCTGGTAATGATCAAGACGGGAATAGCCTTGGCTGTGGCGGCAATCCCAGAAGGCCTGCCGATTGTCGCCACCATGGCCTTGGCCCGGGGGATGTGGCGTCTGGCCCGGAACAATGCTCTGATTGAACAACTGTCCGCCGTCGAAACCCTCGGCGCAGTCAATATTATTTTTACTGATAAAACGGGCACCCTGACGAAAAATAAAATGAAGGTCATCGATTTCATATTACCCTCGGACGGAGGCTCGCCCGCCGCCCCTGTTTCTGCAAAACAGAGAGCTCTCAGAGTTTGCGCTCTCTGTACCAGCGGTCCTGACCCTCGCCGCCTGACCGATCCAATGGAAAAAGCCTTGGTCGAGGCCGCAGAACAAGCCGGCGTCTTTGCAAAGCAACTGCTCAACGCCTTGCCGCGCGTTCGGGAAATATCCTTTGACCCCGATGTCCGGATGATGGCGACTTTGCACCAACAGGAAAAAAAAGTCCTCTATCTGGTTAAGGGGGCCCCGGAAGCCATCCTCGCAAAGGCCACAAAAATAGCGGGCGACGGGCATGATCCTCCCTTAACCGCCAAGGAGAAAGCCCAGTGGCTGTCCCGCACGGAAAATCTGGCGCAACACGGCTTGCGCATTCTGGCTCTGGCCGAAAAGACCACGGCAAAGACGGACACCCCTGTTTTTGAAGATCTAACCTTCCTTGGTCTGCTTAGTCTGGAGGATCCTCCCCGTAAGGATGCCGCCGCCGCTGTCAAGGCCGCACAAGAGGCCGGCATTCGGGTTATCATGGTCACAGGCGACAACATGGTGACTGGCAGCGCCATAGCAAGAGCCGTCGGCATTGAAGGGGCCGGTCCCGGTGCCGCGCAGGAAGGAACCGCACTGGCCAAAGGCAACCTTACTCCTTCCGCGCAAGCACAATTGCTGAAGACCTCGGTATTTGCCCGAATGTCCCCGTCTGAAAAACTCAATCTGATTGATCTGCATCAGAAGAATGGCGCCGTGGTCGCCATGACAGGGGATGGTGTCAATGATGCCCCTGCCCTGAAAAAAGCCGACGTCGGCATTGCCATGGGTCTGCGCGGCACGGAAGTCGCCAAACAGGCCGCCGAGATGATCCTCAAGGATGATGCTTTCGCCTCCATTGTCATCGCCATCCAGCAAGGCCGGGTAATTTACGCCAATATCCGAAAATTTGTAATCTATCTGCTGTCGTGTAATCTCAGTGAAGTCCTGGTGGTCACCACATGCCTTCTGGCCGGCTTTCCCCTGCCTCTACTCCCTCTGCAAATCCTGTTTCTCAATCTGGTCACGGATGTTTTTCCGGCCTTGGCTCTGGGGTTTGGTCAGGGCGATGCGGAAATCCTGAAACGCCCTCCTCGGGCGCGGAGCGCCGCCCTTATTGAACCACGCCATTGGCAGGCTATTATCGCCTATGCCATCATTATGACTTTGTCTGTTGTCGGGGCATTTCTCTGGGCGCACAGACATCCGGATTACAGTGCCGACGGCGCCAACAGCATTGCGTTTCTAAGTCTCGCCCTCGGACAGCTCTGGCACGTCTTTAACATGCGCAGCCGCCGGGCAGCCCTGCTGAAAAATCAGGTTATGCAGAACCCCTATGTCTGGGGTGCCATCGGGATTTGTCTGAGCCTGCTGGCCGCCGCCTTATACTGGCCGCTTCTGGCGACGGTTCTGCATCTTGAAATTCCTGATCAAAAGGGATGGCTGGTCATTGTGTTCGCCAGCCTTATCCCTCTGCTGCTTGGGCAGATTTTTAAATTTACCCCCCCGAGCAGATCCTGA
- a CDS encoding helix-turn-helix domain-containing protein: MQDPTRKDINRIYAGFNQAYRAEPERYEFLNISQFCDTDNGVRLELNDDKARGYWELYRPNNDMLICLAEGHYHARYDQRIMPTEDIVTLRFVLSGNYGLTFKSEGRVEIPQASASILYTKKEREFDLSIANDSHLSSVTLHMKPNFLYNSFGINRSKMPSHLQDVVFGGKLNKNLYNFPLSPGMMNNIIDLLRMPYEGARRRLFTEAKSAELTCRLFQEIEDDFKAIPVMATPAHTLKIKLYEAQRILVERYQAPPTIAALAREVGLNRTTLCAEFKEIFGSTVSEFCQSYRMNKARELLQDRNLSISQVAEEVGYEHPSNFTAAFKKQFGFLPKAIRAF; the protein is encoded by the coding sequence ATGCAAGACCCCACGCGGAAAGATATTAACCGCATTTATGCGGGCTTTAATCAGGCCTATCGTGCAGAACCCGAACGCTATGAATTTCTTAACATTAGCCAGTTTTGCGATACCGATAACGGGGTGCGCCTTGAGCTGAATGATGATAAGGCGCGGGGGTACTGGGAACTTTACCGACCAAATAATGATATGCTGATCTGCCTTGCAGAAGGCCATTATCATGCCCGATATGATCAACGGATCATGCCGACGGAAGATATCGTTACTTTGCGGTTTGTCTTGTCCGGGAATTATGGGCTGACATTTAAAAGTGAGGGTCGTGTGGAAATCCCGCAGGCTTCTGCCTCCATTCTCTACACAAAAAAAGAGCGCGAATTTGATCTGTCGATCGCCAATGACAGTCACTTGAGTTCCGTAACGCTGCATATGAAGCCGAATTTTCTATATAACAGTTTCGGGATAAACCGGTCGAAAATGCCGTCTCATTTGCAGGATGTGGTTTTTGGCGGGAAATTAAATAAGAATCTTTATAACTTTCCCCTGTCGCCCGGAATGATGAATAATATTATTGACCTGTTGAGGATGCCTTATGAAGGGGCCCGTCGTCGGCTGTTTACGGAAGCGAAATCAGCAGAACTGACCTGTCGCCTGTTTCAGGAAATAGAAGATGATTTCAAGGCGATCCCGGTTATGGCTACTCCGGCGCATACGTTGAAAATAAAATTATATGAAGCGCAACGCATTCTGGTGGAACGCTATCAGGCGCCACCAACAATTGCCGCTCTGGCCCGAGAAGTTGGTTTAAACCGGACGACGTTATGTGCTGAATTCAAAGAAATTTTTGGGTCGACAGTTTCTGAGTTCTGTCAAAGCTACCGGATGAACAAGGCGCGGGAACTTTTACAGGATCGTAATCTCAGCATTTCCCAGGTGGCGGAAGAGGTGGGTTATGAGCATCCAAGCAACTTTACCGCCGCTTTTAAGAAGCAGTTTGGCTTCCTGCCCAAGGCGATCCGGGCCTTTTAA
- a CDS encoding TonB-dependent receptor translates to MNTTPTFKGRGRVSRKWTETTALASVLLMSSFAVSSTASAEAVESQPKFDEIVVTARKRSETLLDIPMSINVVSETTIEKMGANDFTDILGTVPSLTAYQNGPGRTRISIRGVSNGGGNDNDTQNQETVGVYLDEIPISMGAMNPELSLFDLERVEVLRGPQGTLYGAGSMSGTIRLVSKKPNLNEIEGKVEASLSSISKGSENYSVKGLINIPVIEDKFALRTSAYYLSNGGYIDNVLEGHEAKDLNDGTSKGLKVAGRVQVSDAFTVDFNFIHHDYSDNGRPEDVDAAGELARNYPSFDGYDDEMQIYNLTMTYDLDTAEFVSSTSFFKRDIINPRSLDQFYILVPGFGDLVPHELVDYTQTETFVQEMRVASTTDSALQWTVGTYFDQKDVAYQNTWPVPGSDDVLGAPAAGFGAPTDHLYYGTDDLTVKTFAVFGEAYYSFDKFTVTAGLRYFNWKQDISTYVSGILAGGAEIDNPAQGKADGFNPKLNISYDVTDDMLVYAQVARGFRYGGVNASIPLATCGDEVEALGIDVADLKTFAPDKTWNYEAGVKGRAMDGNLMVNAAVFHIKWDDVQTSRRFECGFGYRENVTDLTSQGVEFEVTANLTEGLTLTTGGTYMTSNLDTDILSLSAVKGDRAPYVPEFSLNATLEYVYPLTDTMDGFVWANYQHTGHRQTEFNAANADYRDMEAYDLANVRVGVTWDNLEVSLFASNLFDSRGVVRSLRRAPFDPDGAIRVQPRTMGITVKGNF, encoded by the coding sequence ATGAATACAACACCAACTTTTAAGGGCCGGGGCCGCGTTTCCCGGAAATGGACAGAGACTACGGCATTGGCCAGCGTTTTGTTGATGAGCAGTTTTGCTGTATCCAGCACAGCCTCTGCTGAAGCTGTTGAATCTCAGCCTAAATTTGATGAAATCGTGGTTACAGCCCGGAAGCGTTCTGAAACGCTGCTGGATATTCCCATGAGCATCAATGTGGTATCCGAAACAACGATCGAAAAAATGGGCGCCAATGACTTTACCGATATTCTCGGGACTGTACCAAGTCTGACAGCCTATCAAAACGGTCCGGGCCGGACACGTATCTCCATTCGTGGCGTCTCAAACGGAGGCGGCAACGATAATGATACACAGAACCAGGAAACTGTAGGTGTTTATCTGGACGAGATTCCGATTTCCATGGGTGCGATGAACCCGGAGTTGAGCCTTTTTGACCTGGAACGCGTTGAAGTTCTGCGTGGTCCACAGGGTACTTTGTACGGTGCGGGTTCCATGTCCGGGACCATTCGTCTGGTCTCCAAAAAACCAAACCTGAATGAAATTGAAGGCAAGGTGGAAGCCAGCCTGTCAAGCATTAGTAAAGGTAGCGAGAATTATTCAGTCAAAGGTCTGATTAACATTCCGGTCATTGAAGATAAATTTGCTCTGCGCACCAGCGCTTACTATCTGAGCAATGGTGGTTACATTGATAATGTTCTGGAAGGACATGAAGCAAAAGACCTCAATGATGGCACGTCAAAAGGCTTAAAAGTAGCTGGCCGCGTTCAGGTCAGTGATGCCTTCACGGTCGATTTTAACTTCATTCATCATGACTATTCCGACAATGGTCGTCCGGAAGATGTTGATGCCGCAGGCGAACTGGCCCGGAACTATCCTTCCTTCGATGGTTATGATGATGAAATGCAGATTTATAACCTGACCATGACATATGATCTGGACACGGCAGAGTTTGTATCTTCGACATCCTTCTTTAAGCGGGATATTATTAACCCACGGTCTCTGGATCAGTTTTATATTCTAGTTCCTGGCTTTGGTGATCTCGTGCCGCACGAGTTGGTTGATTATACCCAGACAGAGACGTTTGTTCAGGAAATGCGTGTGGCTTCCACAACGGATAGCGCTCTGCAATGGACTGTTGGTACTTATTTTGACCAAAAAGATGTTGCTTACCAGAACACATGGCCCGTCCCGGGGTCTGATGATGTATTGGGCGCGCCAGCGGCTGGCTTTGGAGCGCCAACGGATCATCTTTATTACGGTACAGATGATCTGACTGTAAAAACTTTTGCTGTATTTGGCGAAGCTTATTACAGCTTTGATAAGTTTACAGTGACCGCAGGGCTGCGTTATTTTAACTGGAAACAGGATATCTCTACTTATGTTTCAGGTATTCTTGCCGGTGGTGCGGAAATAGACAACCCTGCACAAGGTAAAGCAGATGGCTTTAACCCTAAACTGAACATATCCTACGATGTCACCGACGATATGCTGGTCTATGCTCAAGTGGCCCGCGGCTTCCGTTATGGTGGAGTCAATGCCTCTATCCCATTGGCCACCTGTGGCGATGAAGTCGAAGCGTTGGGTATTGATGTCGCAGACCTCAAAACTTTCGCTCCAGACAAAACCTGGAACTACGAAGCGGGTGTCAAAGGCCGTGCGATGGATGGTAACCTGATGGTCAATGCCGCTGTATTCCATATTAAATGGGATGATGTGCAGACAAGCCGTCGTTTTGAGTGTGGTTTTGGTTACCGGGAAAACGTGACAGATCTGACCAGTCAGGGTGTTGAGTTTGAAGTAACCGCCAATCTGACAGAAGGTCTGACATTGACCACTGGCGGAACATACATGACATCAAACCTGGATACTGATATCCTGAGTTTGAGCGCCGTAAAAGGTGACCGTGCACCATATGTGCCGGAATTCAGCCTGAATGCGACGCTGGAATATGTATATCCTCTGACAGATACAATGGACGGCTTTGTCTGGGCCAACTATCAGCATACAGGACACCGTCAGACCGAATTTAATGCAGCCAATGCGGATTACCGCGATATGGAAGCATATGATCTGGCCAATGTACGTGTCGGTGTAACATGGGATAACCTCGAAGTGTCCTTGTTCGCCAGCAACCTGTTCGATAGTCGTGGTGTCGTACGTTCCTTGCGTCGCGCACCGTTCGATCCAGATGGCGCGATCCGCGTGCAGCCTCGCACCATGGGTATCACCGTAAAAGGCAATTTCTAA